The proteins below are encoded in one region of Chloroflexota bacterium:
- a CDS encoding sugar phosphate isomerase/epimerase, with protein MQIDYSISLWNYTHYANAPSLERILALVREQGYGIELWGAWRDENDLYSDVGCKRLKSTLQGMRVSLHTAVVNTFELHKKQIDAAAELRAPVIVLHPNDLYASGTRELDEALAHQIVAYARARGVKLALENGQLPFIARALERIEGLYACLDVGHVYLTTEPMRKFLDAMKSRLIHLHIQDLETEPLVGVRLPGTGVDHYTPGAGGIPATDWKLLVATLEEINFQGTAVFEIQPYNPLQTALQSRAFLRQVGLR; from the coding sequence ATGCAGATTGATTACTCGATCAGTCTTTGGAATTACACCCACTATGCCAACGCGCCGAGTTTGGAACGAATCCTCGCGCTCGTGCGTGAACAAGGGTACGGCATCGAGCTCTGGGGCGCGTGGCGCGATGAAAACGATTTGTACAGCGACGTGGGTTGCAAACGTCTCAAGTCCACCCTACAAGGTATGCGCGTGAGTTTGCATACCGCCGTCGTCAACACGTTCGAGTTGCACAAAAAGCAAATTGATGCGGCGGCAGAATTGCGCGCGCCAGTCATCGTGCTACACCCCAACGATTTGTATGCGTCGGGCACACGCGAATTGGACGAAGCGCTCGCGCATCAAATCGTCGCGTACGCGCGCGCACGCGGCGTCAAACTCGCGTTGGAGAATGGACAACTGCCGTTTATCGCGCGGGCGCTTGAACGCATCGAAGGATTGTACGCTTGCCTGGACGTGGGTCACGTTTACCTGACCACCGAACCGATGCGGAAATTTCTTGACGCGATGAAATCCAGGTTGATTCACCTGCACATTCAAGACCTCGAGACGGAACCCCTGGTCGGCGTGCGCTTGCCGGGCACGGGCGTGGATCATTACACGCCGGGCGCGGGAGGGATTCCCGCGACGGATTGGAAGTTGCTCGTCGCGACATTGGAAGAAATCAATTTCCAGGGCACGGCGGTCTTTGAGATTCAACCGTACAATCCACTGCAAACTGCGTTGCAGTCGAGAGCATTCTTGCGCCAAGTCGGTCTCAGATAG
- a CDS encoding IclR family transcriptional regulator, translated as MTTKTNNKKTYQVQSVDRVFSILQCFSLRKPELSLPEICELTGLPKPSVFRFLAVLETARFIERTPDGQKYRVGIRAFELGSIFLAHVSVEHLARSFMEHLTEHYGMSCNLAIFDQGQVVYIATTDPLAPMRYNPIIGYRHYVHCSALGKALIAALPSEEILAILKQRGMPALAPNTITNPDALLRNLKQVRENGYALDNQEGGIGVCCIAVPIYNHLGQVAAAMSLSGPSPRFTSDTMSDMAHQLKESALQISQRLGWQAQSNRASSRFTAAVRGRKGR; from the coding sequence ATGACTACGAAAACAAACAACAAGAAAACCTATCAGGTCCAATCGGTGGATCGGGTTTTCAGCATCTTGCAATGCTTTTCGCTTCGCAAACCGGAGCTCTCCCTCCCCGAAATTTGCGAACTGACCGGCTTGCCCAAGCCGAGCGTTTTTCGTTTCCTCGCCGTTCTCGAAACCGCGCGCTTTATCGAACGTACCCCGGACGGACAAAAATATCGAGTCGGTATTCGCGCCTTCGAACTCGGCAGCATTTTCCTCGCACACGTGTCCGTGGAACATCTGGCGCGCTCATTTATGGAACACCTCACCGAACACTATGGCATGTCCTGCAATCTGGCAATCTTCGACCAGGGACAGGTCGTTTACATCGCGACGACCGACCCACTCGCGCCGATGCGCTATAACCCGATTATCGGTTATCGTCATTATGTGCACTGCTCCGCATTGGGCAAGGCGCTCATCGCCGCGTTGCCTTCCGAGGAAATCCTCGCCATTCTGAAACAACGCGGGATGCCCGCGCTCGCGCCCAACACGATCACGAACCCCGATGCCTTGCTTCGAAATTTGAAGCAGGTACGTGAGAATGGTTATGCGCTGGATAATCAGGAGGGCGGCATCGGCGTTTGTTGCATTGCGGTGCCGATCTACAATCACTTGGGGCAAGTTGCGGCGGCGATGAGTCTCTCAGGTCCCAGTCCGCGATTCACATCGGACACCATGTCCGATATGGCGCACCAGCTCAAAGAGAGCGCCCTCCAAATTTCTCAACGACTTGGCTGGCAAGCTCAGAGTAACCGCGCCTCGTCGCGATTCACAGCCGCGGTGCGTGGTCGCAAAGGGAGGTGA